A single genomic interval of Aegicerativicinus sediminis harbors:
- a CDS encoding RsmB/NOP family class I SAM-dependent RNA methyltransferase, producing MRLHRNLCFAVIDGLLEIFNDGSYADKTIEKLLKRDKRWGSRDRGFVAETIYEIVRWKRLYTSIAEVKSPYSRDDLWRVFAVWATLRGIKLPDWPYFKDTPNRRIKGRFDELQKIRKYRESIPDWMDELGIEELGEPIWTKEIAALNEQADVVLRVNTLKTNVDKVKAELFDAGFETENLSKLPNALKLKERGNVFQTEAFKNGWFEVQDASSQLVASYIEAEPGMRVADTCAGAGGKSLHIADTMDNKGQIIALDIYQNKLNELKRRAKRNGVHNIETRLIDSTKVIKKLHGKMDRVLIDAPCTGLGVLRRNPDAKWKLRPEFLNEIRETQQKLLKDYSKMVKPGGKLVYATCSILPSENQNQVKSFLQSEEGKDFKLVKDDKILSHKTGNDGFYMAKLERIS from the coding sequence ATGCGTTTACACCGAAATTTATGTTTTGCAGTCATCGATGGACTTCTTGAGATTTTTAATGATGGTTCTTATGCAGATAAAACTATAGAGAAATTACTTAAACGAGATAAACGCTGGGGAAGCAGGGATAGAGGGTTTGTAGCTGAAACGATTTATGAAATTGTACGGTGGAAACGCTTATACACCTCAATTGCAGAAGTAAAATCACCATATAGCCGTGATGATTTATGGCGTGTATTCGCTGTCTGGGCAACACTTAGAGGCATTAAACTTCCCGATTGGCCATACTTTAAGGATACTCCTAATAGAAGAATAAAGGGGAGGTTTGATGAATTACAGAAAATAAGAAAATACAGAGAATCGATTCCAGATTGGATGGATGAGTTGGGCATTGAAGAACTTGGAGAACCTATCTGGACAAAAGAAATAGCTGCATTAAACGAGCAGGCTGATGTCGTTTTAAGAGTAAATACACTTAAGACCAATGTAGATAAAGTAAAAGCTGAACTTTTTGATGCAGGTTTTGAAACCGAAAACCTATCTAAGTTACCTAATGCGTTAAAATTAAAAGAGAGAGGAAACGTCTTTCAAACAGAAGCATTTAAAAATGGATGGTTCGAGGTTCAAGATGCATCCTCCCAACTAGTGGCTTCATACATTGAGGCAGAACCAGGTATGAGAGTGGCCGATACTTGTGCAGGGGCTGGCGGTAAATCCCTTCATATAGCTGATACAATGGATAATAAAGGGCAAATAATCGCTTTAGATATATATCAAAATAAATTGAATGAATTAAAACGTCGGGCAAAGAGAAATGGCGTACACAATATTGAAACGAGGTTAATAGATTCAACCAAGGTGATAAAAAAATTACATGGTAAAATGGACAGAGTCTTAATCGATGCGCCATGTACAGGTCTTGGAGTCCTAAGACGAAATCCAGATGCAAAATGGAAATTACGCCCAGAGTTTTTAAATGAAATTAGGGAAACCCAACAAAAGCTGTTAAAAGACTATTCTAAAATGGTTAAGCCAGGTGGAAAATTGGTGTATGCCACCTGTTCAATATTACCTTCGGAAAACCAAAATCAGGTGAAGTCATTTTTACAAAGTGAGGAAGGAAAGGATTTTAAACTGGTTAAGGATGACAAAATTCTGTCTCACAAAACCGGAAATGATGGTTTTTATATGGCAAAGTTGGAACGTATTTCCTAA
- a CDS encoding WD40/YVTN/BNR-like repeat-containing protein, translated as MKNLKSLFSIQLIVGCLITFLMVLSCREEVAYLKKDISTLKINVLMEDSLLNVRALEVSPPNIGVFATSDGRIGFITADVPIMPNAKTSTLTVTMAQNLTFKADTIIPNFRSLAITNKGLFVMGIGSPAMLFKVDSTNTVNVVYREDDPKAFYDSIEFWNDEEGIAIGDPTGDCMSIIITRDGGNTWSKIECSKLPRVEEGEAAFAASDSNIAIVGDEVWVATGGMSSRIFYSPDKGESWGVKNTPIIQGKAMQGMFSVDFFDSLHGFAIGGDFEDPGNNHNNKIRTSDGGMTWKLEGAGTGPGYRSNISYIPGRGKELVAVGFKGIDYSKDEGKTWRHLSDEGFYTLRFLNDTIAYAGGKGRVALLVFSRQ; from the coding sequence ATGAAGAACTTAAAATCACTCTTTTCCATCCAGTTAATTGTTGGTTGTTTAATTACGTTTTTAATGGTTTTGTCTTGTAGGGAGGAAGTGGCCTATCTTAAAAAAGATATTTCCACATTGAAGATAAATGTTCTTATGGAAGACAGTTTGTTGAATGTAAGAGCTCTGGAGGTGTCTCCTCCAAATATAGGTGTTTTTGCAACCTCAGATGGTAGGATAGGTTTTATAACTGCCGACGTTCCTATTATGCCCAATGCCAAGACTTCAACATTAACAGTTACAATGGCGCAGAATTTAACCTTCAAAGCTGATACTATTATTCCAAATTTCAGATCATTAGCTATAACAAACAAAGGTTTATTTGTTATGGGAATTGGGTCTCCCGCTATGTTGTTTAAAGTTGATTCAACAAACACAGTAAATGTTGTCTATAGGGAAGATGACCCAAAAGCTTTCTATGACTCTATCGAATTTTGGAATGATGAAGAAGGGATTGCAATCGGTGATCCAACTGGGGATTGTATGAGTATTATAATAACGAGAGATGGTGGTAATACTTGGAGTAAAATTGAATGTTCCAAATTGCCTAGAGTAGAAGAGGGTGAGGCTGCTTTTGCTGCTAGTGATTCAAATATTGCAATCGTGGGTGATGAGGTTTGGGTTGCAACAGGAGGAATGTCGAGTAGAATTTTTTATTCTCCCGATAAAGGAGAAAGTTGGGGTGTAAAGAACACCCCAATTATTCAAGGCAAAGCCATGCAAGGAATGTTTTCTGTTGATTTTTTTGATTCTTTACATGGGTTTGCTATAGGCGGGGATTTTGAGGATCCAGGAAACAATCATAATAATAAGATAAGAACTTCAGATGGTGGAATGACCTGGAAGTTGGAAGGAGCAGGTACTGGACCTGGCTATCGCAGCAATATTTCCTATATACCTGGAAGAGGCAAAGAGTTAGTTGCTGTAGGTTTCAAGGGAATAGATTATTCCAAAGATGAAGGAAAGACTTGGAGACATTTGAGTGATGAAGGGTTTTATACGCTTCGTTTTTTAAATGACACTATTGCCTATGCTGGTGGTAAGGGTAGGGTGGCCCTGTTAGTTTTTAGTAGGCAATAA
- a CDS encoding sensor of ECF-type sigma factor: MDRRERIKALKTAFITEKLELSKTEAEKFWPIYNTYQEQEHTIRNQYRDLFNNKDVAQLSENEADKAIKTLNDLDKSRLSLKENYMKDLKKVLSSKKILMLKIAEDEFNKKMFEEFKRRHNRDEDKGE, from the coding sequence ATGGATCGCAGAGAGAGAATTAAAGCTCTTAAGACCGCTTTTATTACCGAGAAACTTGAACTTTCTAAAACTGAGGCTGAAAAATTCTGGCCCATTTACAATACATACCAAGAGCAAGAACATACGATTCGAAATCAGTATCGAGATCTTTTCAATAATAAAGATGTGGCTCAATTATCAGAAAATGAAGCAGACAAAGCAATAAAAACCCTTAATGATTTAGATAAATCTAGACTTTCATTAAAGGAGAATTATATGAAAGATTTGAAAAAAGTCCTGTCTTCAAAGAAAATTTTAATGTTGAAAATTGCCGAGGATGAGTTCAACAAAAAAATGTTTGAAGAATTTAAGCGGCGACATAACCGGGACGAAGATAAAGGAGAATAA
- a CDS encoding RNA polymerase sigma factor, whose translation METEAQFLVRLQSKSSKDKAFTDLLSQYKERLYWHIRNMVTSHEDTDDVLQNTFIKVFNNIDNFKGNSKLYTWMYRIATNEALTFLSNRAKQLQISSEELQQRMVSNLTSDPYFEGDEMQLKLQKAIAQLPQKQQMVFRMRYFQEMKYSDMSEILDTSEGALKASYHIAVKKIEEFVLNN comes from the coding sequence TTGGAAACCGAAGCCCAATTTTTAGTCCGATTACAATCAAAAAGTTCTAAGGATAAAGCGTTTACAGATCTTTTATCCCAATATAAAGAAAGATTGTATTGGCATATTCGTAACATGGTTACTTCGCATGAGGATACGGATGACGTGCTTCAAAACACCTTTATTAAAGTTTTTAATAACATCGATAATTTTAAGGGTAACAGCAAACTATATACATGGATGTATAGGATTGCAACAAACGAAGCTTTGACATTTTTAAGCAACAGAGCCAAGCAATTGCAAATTTCAAGTGAGGAATTACAACAAAGAATGGTCAGCAATCTTACATCAGACCCATATTTTGAAGGAGATGAAATGCAATTGAAGCTTCAAAAAGCCATAGCCCAGCTACCTCAAAAACAGCAAATGGTATTTAGGATGCGCTATTTTCAAGAAATGAAGTATTCAGATATGTCGGAAATTCTAGACACCAGTGAAGGGGCCCTGAAGGCCTCATACCATATTGCGGTAAAAAAGATAGAAGAATTTGTACTAAATAATTAA
- a CDS encoding ABC transporter ATP-binding protein yields the protein MDYLKKLSKYITPYKKYGILNIICNILYALFGTLAMVSLMPMINVLFGEGEKIHEKPIYKGLDNLKDYLENSLNYFITTTNTEDGPQQTLFYLILVIIGLFLLKNFFNYLGLYFLTFLRNGVLKDLRNDIYSKVISLPISFYSEKRKGDIIARISGDVNEVKNSMLAMLELIVKEPLTIVFAIIAMFTISVKLTIFVFLFIPVAGFIISRIGKTLKRKSGRVQKEQGEFLSTLEETLGGLKVIHGFNAEETFTNKFKTSTSRFYNFSNSLMNRQNLASPTSEFLGIVTIAALLWYGGKMVLVDNSLSGGAFIGFMALAYQILTPAKAISKASYSVKAGNAAADRILEVLQTESSLEDSPDAIVKDNFNDKISIEKISFGYDENPVLKNFDLEVPKGKIVALVGQSGSGKSTIANLVTRFYDVNEGKISIDGEDIRNITKKSLRNLLGLVTQDSILFNESIKNNLLIGKPDATDDEIIDALKIANAWEFVSQLPDGIDTNIGDSGNKLSGGQKQRLSIARAVLKNPPIMILDEATSALDTESERLVQQALENMMKNRTSLVIAHRLSTIQNADNIVVMQKGEIVEQGTHSELLQSGGIYKRLVEMQSFS from the coding sequence ATGGATTATTTAAAAAAGCTTTCCAAATACATAACGCCTTATAAGAAATATGGCATACTGAATATCATTTGTAATATTCTTTATGCCTTATTTGGCACATTGGCAATGGTATCTTTAATGCCAATGATAAATGTGCTATTTGGAGAAGGTGAAAAGATACACGAAAAGCCTATCTACAAAGGTCTTGATAATCTTAAGGATTATCTGGAAAATAGTTTGAACTATTTTATTACTACCACCAATACAGAAGATGGACCGCAACAAACTCTTTTTTATCTTATTCTTGTAATCATTGGTCTCTTTTTATTAAAGAACTTTTTTAATTATTTGGGCCTTTACTTTTTAACTTTTCTTCGAAATGGAGTTTTAAAAGATTTGCGGAATGATATTTATTCAAAAGTTATATCCCTTCCCATCTCATTTTATTCTGAAAAACGAAAGGGAGATATAATCGCTCGTATTTCTGGCGATGTAAACGAAGTTAAAAACTCAATGCTCGCAATGCTTGAACTTATAGTGAAGGAACCCCTCACTATAGTGTTTGCAATAATTGCAATGTTTACAATTTCTGTGAAACTAACCATCTTTGTATTCCTATTTATTCCAGTAGCGGGATTTATTATTTCACGGATTGGTAAAACCTTAAAGCGTAAATCTGGGCGGGTACAAAAAGAACAAGGTGAATTTCTTTCCACTTTGGAGGAAACCCTTGGAGGGCTAAAAGTCATTCATGGTTTTAATGCTGAAGAAACCTTTACAAATAAGTTTAAAACCTCCACAAGTCGATTTTACAATTTTTCAAATTCTTTAATGAATCGCCAAAATTTGGCTTCGCCAACAAGTGAATTCTTAGGGATTGTAACAATAGCTGCCTTGCTTTGGTATGGGGGTAAAATGGTATTAGTTGACAATAGCTTGTCTGGAGGTGCATTTATAGGTTTTATGGCACTAGCATACCAAATACTTACACCTGCAAAGGCCATAAGTAAAGCTAGTTACAGTGTTAAAGCTGGTAATGCCGCTGCGGATAGAATTCTAGAGGTTTTGCAAACAGAATCTTCATTAGAAGATTCACCTGATGCAATTGTGAAGGATAATTTTAATGACAAAATTTCTATCGAAAAAATTTCATTTGGATACGATGAAAATCCAGTATTGAAAAATTTCGATTTGGAGGTTCCAAAAGGCAAAATTGTGGCCCTAGTGGGGCAGTCTGGTAGCGGTAAAAGCACAATTGCCAATTTAGTTACTAGATTTTATGATGTTAACGAAGGCAAGATTTCGATTGATGGGGAGGACATACGAAATATTACAAAAAAGTCACTCCGAAATCTACTTGGTTTAGTAACCCAAGATTCAATATTGTTTAATGAATCAATAAAAAACAATCTATTAATTGGTAAGCCAGACGCCACTGATGATGAAATAATAGACGCCTTAAAAATTGCAAACGCCTGGGAGTTTGTATCACAATTACCTGATGGCATCGATACCAATATTGGAGATTCGGGCAATAAATTATCAGGCGGACAAAAACAAAGATTAAGTATTGCACGGGCGGTTCTCAAAAATCCACCTATCATGATCTTAGATGAAGCAACCTCTGCTCTAGATACGGAGAGTGAGCGACTCGTTCAACAGGCTTTGGAAAATATGATGAAAAATAGAACATCATTAGTTATAGCACACCGCCTCTCCACAATACAAAATGCAGATAATATTGTGGTTATGCAAAAGGGTGAGATTGTGGAACAAGGCACGCATAGTGAACTCTTACAATCTGGAGGTATTTATAAGCGTCTCGTTGAGATGCAAAGTTTCAGTTAA
- a CDS encoding phospho-sugar mutase — MNQIKPEILEKVNAWLTPSFDTDTQQEIKNLMVNDAKELEESFYKDLEFGTGGMRGIMGIGTNKINKYTLGKNTQGLSNYLKQSFPNKALGVAIAYDCRNNSKKLAKVVADVFSANDITVYLFEDLRPTPELSFAVRHLNCQCGIVLTASHNPPEYNGYKVYWQDGGQLVPPQDHEVISEIENVDYSDINFLPKPDLIKIIGKDVDMEFIKASVANGSFEVPMEVRDNLRIVFTSLHGTSITVLPDTLRAAGFKHIHIVEEQAEPNGNFPTVKSPNPEEPAALKMAMDLAEKVNADIVIGTDPDSDRLGIAVRNLEGELVLLNGNQTMIVMTDFLLNQWREAKKINGKQFIASTIVSTPMMKKLAEKYFVEYKEALTGFKWIAKMIVDFPKQEFIGGGEESFGYMVGDFVRDKDAVTSTLLACEIAAISKANKCSFYGELLKLYRKHGLYKEHLVSLTKKGISGAEEIKQMMVDARENPIRSVKDIKVESIEDYAISKKTFLESGRTEKIDIPKSNVIIYNLEDGSRIALRPSGTEPKIKFYMSVNAPLESLSDMQKVSDLLDAKIASISEVMGLS; from the coding sequence ATGAATCAAATTAAACCCGAAATTCTAGAAAAAGTCAATGCATGGCTTACACCAAGTTTTGACACGGATACCCAGCAAGAAATTAAAAATCTTATGGTGAATGATGCCAAGGAATTGGAGGAAAGCTTTTATAAAGACCTTGAATTCGGAACAGGCGGCATGCGCGGTATTATGGGAATCGGCACCAATAAGATCAATAAGTACACCTTGGGCAAAAACACTCAAGGATTAAGCAATTATTTGAAACAATCATTCCCGAATAAAGCCTTGGGAGTGGCAATAGCATACGACTGCAGAAATAATAGCAAAAAATTGGCAAAGGTTGTTGCGGATGTTTTTTCGGCAAATGATATAACAGTATATCTATTTGAAGATTTAAGACCAACACCAGAATTATCATTTGCGGTAAGACATCTAAATTGTCAATGTGGCATTGTTTTAACGGCTTCCCACAATCCACCGGAATATAACGGTTATAAAGTTTATTGGCAGGATGGAGGCCAATTGGTACCACCCCAAGACCATGAGGTTATAAGCGAAATAGAAAATGTGGATTATTCGGATATTAATTTCCTGCCTAAACCAGATTTAATTAAAATCATTGGAAAGGATGTCGATATGGAATTTATCAAGGCTTCAGTTGCAAATGGAAGCTTTGAGGTTCCTATGGAGGTTCGAGATAATTTAAGAATTGTCTTCACCTCACTTCATGGCACCTCTATAACCGTTTTACCCGATACATTAAGGGCAGCAGGTTTCAAGCATATTCATATTGTGGAGGAACAGGCTGAACCTAATGGTAATTTCCCTACTGTAAAATCTCCTAATCCCGAAGAGCCAGCTGCCTTAAAAATGGCAATGGATCTTGCTGAAAAAGTTAACGCCGATATTGTCATCGGAACCGACCCAGATAGTGATAGATTGGGTATTGCCGTGAGAAACCTTGAAGGAGAACTTGTTTTGCTTAACGGAAATCAAACCATGATTGTTATGACCGATTTCCTTTTGAATCAATGGCGGGAAGCAAAAAAAATAAACGGCAAACAATTTATAGCATCCACAATTGTCTCCACTCCAATGATGAAAAAATTGGCTGAAAAATATTTTGTGGAATACAAAGAAGCCCTTACCGGATTTAAATGGATAGCCAAAATGATTGTTGATTTTCCTAAACAAGAATTTATTGGTGGAGGGGAAGAAAGTTTTGGTTATATGGTAGGAGATTTTGTTAGAGACAAAGATGCGGTAACATCTACCCTACTTGCATGTGAAATTGCAGCAATTTCAAAGGCTAATAAATGTTCTTTTTACGGAGAATTGTTGAAGCTATATAGAAAGCATGGTTTGTATAAAGAGCATTTGGTGTCACTAACTAAGAAAGGAATTAGCGGTGCAGAGGAAATAAAGCAAATGATGGTAGATGCTCGTGAAAACCCCATTCGTTCTGTTAAGGACATTAAAGTGGAGAGTATCGAGGATTATGCAATTTCAAAAAAGACTTTCTTGGAAAGTGGAAGAACCGAGAAAATAGACATCCCAAAATCAAATGTTATTATTTATAATCTTGAAGACGGTAGTAGAATTGCACTAAGACCTAGTGGAACAGAACCTAAGATTAAGTTTTATATGAGTGTAAATGCTCCATTAGAGTCGCTTTCAGATATGCAAAAGGTTAGTGACTTACTCGATGCCAAAATTGCCTCCATTTCGGAGGTAATGGGACTAAGTTAA
- a CDS encoding glycosyltransferase family 2 protein — protein MDVSIVIPLLNEEESLRELYNWIAKVMQSQKFSFEVIFIDDGSDDGSWSTIAELSQIHHEVKGIRFLKNFGKSQALHAGFAAATGDVVITMDADLQDSPDEIPELVNLITNENYDLVSGWKRVRHDSKLTKNLPSKLFNWAARRTSNIYLHDFNCGLKAYKNEVIKNIDVHGEMHRYIPVLANNAGFTKIGEKIVQHQKRKYGETKFGIDRFINGFLDLLTIWFISRFARRPMHLFGALGVLMFLIGFGFAGYLGIDKLFLDPAGRLITQRPQFYIALVTMIIGTQFFVAGFLGELILRNREDRRRYLIKEQLNIS, from the coding sequence ATGGACGTATCAATTGTTATTCCATTACTCAATGAGGAAGAATCTCTAAGAGAACTTTACAATTGGATTGCAAAGGTTATGCAGTCCCAAAAATTTTCATTTGAAGTTATTTTCATAGACGATGGCAGCGATGATGGTTCCTGGTCCACAATTGCCGAACTATCCCAGATTCACCATGAAGTTAAAGGAATTAGGTTCTTAAAGAATTTTGGCAAATCGCAAGCGTTACATGCTGGTTTTGCTGCTGCAACTGGTGATGTTGTAATAACCATGGACGCAGATTTACAAGATAGTCCTGATGAAATTCCTGAATTAGTGAATTTGATAACCAATGAAAACTATGACTTGGTTTCTGGCTGGAAAAGAGTTCGTCACGATTCAAAATTAACTAAAAACTTACCTTCCAAACTTTTTAATTGGGCTGCAAGAAGAACTTCTAACATCTATCTGCATGATTTTAATTGCGGATTGAAAGCCTATAAAAATGAAGTAATTAAAAACATAGATGTACATGGTGAGATGCACCGCTACATCCCAGTACTGGCAAATAATGCGGGCTTTACAAAAATTGGCGAAAAGATTGTACAGCATCAGAAAAGGAAATATGGTGAAACTAAATTTGGTATAGATAGGTTTATCAATGGATTCCTAGATCTTTTGACAATTTGGTTTATTTCAAGATTTGCCCGTCGGCCTATGCATTTATTTGGCGCTCTTGGGGTATTAATGTTTCTTATAGGTTTCGGATTCGCAGGTTATTTAGGAATCGATAAGTTATTTTTAGATCCTGCGGGACGATTAATTACCCAACGCCCACAATTCTACATTGCATTGGTAACCATGATTATAGGAACTCAATTCTTTGTTGCGGGATTTCTAGGTGAATTAATTTTAAGAAACAGGGAAGATAGACGTCGATACTTAATTAAGGAACAATTAAACATCTCTTAA
- a CDS encoding DUF4199 domain-containing protein, producing MEATSTSSKKIIINTGLLLGLASIGLSVILYILNMHLEQNMVSGLIGLLIILIFVVYGIKQYKKANENLLSISQALKVGVGVALIGGIVSVLYTLIFINVIEPDFMNQMAEVQREAILKSNPDMTDEQLQTALSFAKKFSSPAIISAMSLIFSVFFGFIFSLITGLIMKNDRN from the coding sequence ATGGAAGCTACTTCTACATCTTCAAAGAAAATAATTATTAATACTGGCCTTCTACTAGGTTTAGCGAGTATAGGTTTAAGCGTGATTCTTTATATCCTTAACATGCATTTAGAGCAGAATATGGTCTCGGGATTAATTGGATTATTAATAATCTTAATTTTTGTGGTTTACGGAATAAAGCAATATAAAAAAGCCAATGAGAATCTCCTTTCAATAAGTCAGGCATTAAAAGTTGGTGTTGGTGTAGCTTTAATTGGAGGGATTGTAAGCGTTCTTTACACCCTAATTTTTATTAATGTGATCGAGCCCGATTTTATGAACCAAATGGCGGAAGTTCAGAGAGAGGCTATTTTAAAATCTAACCCAGATATGACTGATGAACAACTTCAAACTGCATTGTCATTTGCCAAAAAGTTTAGTTCTCCGGCCATTATCAGTGCCATGAGTTTAATATTTTCTGTATTTTTTGGTTTCATATTTTCATTAATCACCGGTTTAATTATGAAAAATGACCGCAATTAA
- a CDS encoding type B 50S ribosomal protein L31, protein MKKGIHPENYRVVAFKDMSNEDVFLAKSTADTNETIEVEGVEYPLVKMEISRTSHPYYTGKAKLVDTAGRIDKFKSKYAKFKK, encoded by the coding sequence ATGAAAAAAGGTATACATCCTGAAAACTATAGAGTTGTAGCATTTAAAGATATGTCTAATGAAGATGTGTTTTTAGCTAAATCTACAGCAGATACCAATGAAACAATTGAGGTGGAAGGTGTTGAATATCCATTGGTAAAGATGGAAATTTCCAGAACATCGCATCCATATTATACTGGTAAAGCAAAATTGGTAGATACTGCTGGGCGTATTGATAAATTCAAAAGCAAATACGCTAAGTTCAAAAAATAA
- a CDS encoding GlmU family protein, giving the protein MNYILFDGQERINLLPFTFTRPVSEIRIGILTITEKWKFYLKQEVSFKTEDYLQKKFPLKLQGDNIFINGSYLPSIELVNEIHKLKVQEKLTKNGTVIAYRSSTLCGEKELVAFSSMETDLDPLKINYNWDIFSKNGIALEADFELITKDRKSVPIPNTVNVLNKERIFIEEGAQLNFVSLNASNGPIYISKNSEIMEGSHIRGPFSLGEGAVVKMGAKIYGPTTVGPYCKVGGEITNSVLFAQSNKGHDGYLGNSVLAEWCNLGADTNNSNLKNNYAEVRQWNYASERFDKTGLQFCGLMMGDHSKCGINTMFNTGTVVGVSANIFGSGFPRNFVPSFSWGGNGGFSTYNTSRAFEVAEQVFSRRNLEFSQIEKDILLEVFELTKKYRHY; this is encoded by the coding sequence ATGAATTACATTCTTTTTGACGGCCAAGAACGCATAAACTTATTGCCATTCACGTTTACACGTCCAGTTTCTGAAATTAGAATAGGAATTCTAACCATAACTGAAAAATGGAAATTCTATCTAAAGCAAGAAGTGTCTTTTAAAACCGAAGACTATCTTCAAAAAAAATTTCCTTTGAAGTTGCAAGGAGACAATATCTTCATTAATGGCTCATATTTGCCTTCAATTGAATTAGTTAATGAAATCCATAAATTGAAGGTTCAAGAAAAACTAACTAAAAATGGAACTGTAATTGCCTATAGATCCTCCACTTTATGTGGTGAAAAAGAATTGGTTGCCTTCTCATCTATGGAAACAGATTTAGATCCACTAAAAATCAATTATAACTGGGATATTTTTTCCAAAAATGGCATTGCCTTAGAAGCAGATTTTGAATTGATCACCAAAGACAGAAAATCGGTACCAATTCCTAATACCGTCAATGTTTTAAATAAAGAAAGGATTTTTATTGAAGAAGGGGCTCAATTAAACTTCGTTTCCCTAAACGCAAGTAATGGACCTATTTATATTTCTAAAAATTCAGAAATAATGGAGGGTAGCCATATTCGAGGACCTTTTTCTCTTGGTGAAGGAGCTGTGGTTAAAATGGGTGCCAAGATTTACGGCCCAACCACTGTTGGTCCGTATTGTAAGGTTGGCGGTGAGATAACTAATTCTGTGTTATTTGCCCAATCTAATAAAGGTCACGATGGCTATTTGGGCAATTCAGTTTTAGCGGAATGGTGCAACCTAGGTGCAGACACAAATAATTCCAATTTAAAAAATAATTATGCTGAGGTACGACAATGGAATTATGCCTCTGAACGATTCGATAAAACCGGTCTTCAATTTTGTGGTTTAATGATGGGTGACCATAGTAAATGTGGTATCAATACCATGTTTAATACCGGAACTGTGGTTGGGGTTTCAGCCAATATTTTTGGAAGTGGGTTCCCTCGCAATTTTGTGCCAAGTTTTAGTTGGGGAGGTAATGGCGGTTTCTCAACCTATAATACATCTAGAGCCTTTGAAGTTGCAGAACAAGTGTTCTCTAGACGGAATTTAGAGTTTTCTCAAATTGAAAAAGATATACTTTTGGAAGTGTTTGAGTTAACCAAGAAATATAGACACTACTAG